CAAAACTTTTCTAGTTTTGGCGAGATTTATTAATTTCTCCCTTTTTCTGTAACTATTTTAACCAAATTTTCCTGAAAGATTGTCAATATTACAAATATTGGCATATAGCAATAATAAATGAGTTGTGAAAATTATTTTATCCTAAAAGGCAAGAGGCAACGGGGATGGTATCTTCAATGTTTTTTTTAATAATTCATTTTCACGAATGATTTAAGACTGCTATAGAAGTTCCATTAATTTTTTAGTCAATGTAATTGGTGGATTAATTGCTTATAGATGGCAAGATAAAAAACTGAAATTACAATGGGAAAAAGAGGATGTAAACTCATTTCATTATCAGGATTAGTAGTTTAAATTGATAATTCAAAATACATAAAAATACATTGGAAAGAGATACCAGTTCCTTCTCGTTCATAGCAAAATTCACCAATGTCAGAAATCAAATACTTTTTTATTAATGCCCCACAGGGGGAATGAATAGCTTAGTAAATTTAGTTACAATTACCCAAGTAATATTAATTAATACATTAGAGAATGAAGAAAGTTTTAACTCGCAAATTGACAGGATTCTTATTAGTGGGTATTTTGTTATCTAGTTGTAGTGCAGAACAAACCACCACTAATAATGATAATGCTGAGAGTTCCAGCGCCCCTCAAACCGGCGAATCATTTTTACGACTAACGGCAAATGGAGAAGATTTTGTCAGAGAAGGTTTTGTCACTAAAGATGGCTGGAGCATTGACTTCGACAATGTTTACGTTACTATCAATAATGTTACCGCTTATCAAACCGAACCGCCTTTTAATGCTGAATCAGAAGATGAACTACAAGCTACCGAATCGGTAACACTTGTCAGTAGCCCTACTGCCATTGATTTAAAATTAGTTAACGAAAGTAATCCTACCGTATTAGTAACCGAAGTACCAGCGCCCCCCGGCACTTACAATGCTCTTAGCTGGGAAATTTATAACGAACCAGATAATCCAGAAGCATTGATTTTAAAAGGAAAAGCCACCAAAGATGGCGAGACAGTGGGCTTTTCTCTTAGTTTCCCTGTCAATATTAGCTACAGCTGTGGCGAATTTGTGGGAGATGACAGAAAAGGAATTTTAGAAGAAAATAGTACAGCAGAACTAGAAATGACCTTTCATTTTGACCATATCTTCGGAGATGCTGAGTTAGATGCCGAAGATGAATTAAACCGAGGGGCGCTGGGATTTGCACCCATGGCACAACTAGCAAAAGATGGAACTTTAGAAGTAAATTTGGAACAATTACAACGTAGTTTAACCCCAGAAGAATACGAAAAGCTCGATAAAAGTGTCTTATCATTAGGTCATGTTGGAGAAGGCCATTGTCGCATGGATAATAAATAATGAACAATTGATAACGGACAACGGATAATTGATAATGAAAAACTGTTAATTAGGGTCTGCTGAATAAACTCAGAAGTGTTGATTCATAAGGGTTAAGACATATTATAAGCATCTAAAAATATCCAAAATAACCCTTTTTTTTAATAAAAATGCAATTAAAACACAAGATTACAGACACTACACGAAGATAG
The nucleotide sequence above comes from Cyanobacterium sp. T60_A2020_053. Encoded proteins:
- a CDS encoding DUF4382 domain-containing protein, whose protein sequence is MKKVLTRKLTGFLLVGILLSSCSAEQTTTNNDNAESSSAPQTGESFLRLTANGEDFVREGFVTKDGWSIDFDNVYVTINNVTAYQTEPPFNAESEDELQATESVTLVSSPTAIDLKLVNESNPTVLVTEVPAPPGTYNALSWEIYNEPDNPEALILKGKATKDGETVGFSLSFPVNISYSCGEFVGDDRKGILEENSTAELEMTFHFDHIFGDAELDAEDELNRGALGFAPMAQLAKDGTLEVNLEQLQRSLTPEEYEKLDKSVLSLGHVGEGHCRMDNK